Sequence from the Nerophis ophidion isolate RoL-2023_Sa linkage group LG10, RoL_Noph_v1.0, whole genome shotgun sequence genome:
TGCTCCAAAATCCAGCTCCAGTTATTTTGTGGGCTAAGTTCACTCTGCCAAGTGATGTCATATGCTGAACTTTTATGTTGACTTGGCAGTATTACAGCTCACAGTATTCAACTCACTTTTTAGCTCCCCCTTTTTTCTGCCTGTGTGTACAACTGTTGCAGATTGCGTTCAATTTCAGAGGTTCTCCGTCCTCGGTCGTCATCAGGACccccccaccaaaaaaaaaagaaaaaaaaaggctggTGATGTCAAGAAATGAAACAAGGAAACTGAAGATGTGGACCTCATAGATTCTGCCTGAGGTATAAAGCAGTGTACCATAATCTCATGCtgccttttttaaaaacaaccTACATTTGTCCCGTCTCTTGACAATCAATTTTTTAATCCTTTATCACATTTTGTCCCGTCTGGCAAATACTTTTTAGATCTTTTCCTCAAAATTCACAGTGACGCCATTAAAAAGAGACGGCAGAGGGGCGGCGTGTGAATATGAAAGCCTGTTGTGGCGCTGCCGCTGAGACGGATAAAGATTGTCATCTATTTTGATACCAgaagaaatgtttatttttgtaacgCTCACACTCAGCAACCAAGACTGACTGACCCCCGCCTGACCCCATTCCTTCTCCCAATGTACAGCCATGCTGGTCCTCAGCACGGTGCTGACGTGTTCTTGTTGTAAATATTAAACTGCTTGAAGCGGACCTTGTTGATAGGGGGTTGGTTGATAATTTCTGGGACGGAGATGTGACCCGCTAAATGTGTTGCCTGGCTGTCTTGTTTGAATTCTTTTAAATGTTGATTATTTCACATGTCCTGGACTGAAATTgcatctaaaataaataaaaaataaccacCATCGGTTGTGTGAAATGTAGACTTTAAATTTTACGCTTTGAGGAAATAAATGTTCTTCCTCACATACTTGGGTCAAATGAACTGTTTTATGGGGAGCTGTGAGCTACAACATTTGCTTTTTTCTGTTGTAAAACCCTCcctttaaaattcaaagttcTTAAAAATGCTTGCAAGCTTTCACTTCACCATCTCAGTGGTGAGTCAATGGTGTAccctatatattttattttagcactgtaaCAGTATGTGATAATGACGATGCACTGTCATTGCTGCTTTTGTGAATGGTGTTTTAATTAAACCTGTCTGTTGTGTTGTAAGATTTTCTTGTTTTCTATTATTTCTCATTCAGTTGGAGATTAGGGAGGGAACAAGTGTGACAGAAATGAAAGTCATATTTTACCACACGGAAAAATACAAATACAGCAGACTTGACCGTTAACTGTCAATTTTATTGTTAAAAGCTTAGAACTACAGCAATAAATCAGCCATAAAAATGGAGCAATATTGGAGGTTTGTGTTGTTTGAAGCATGTGGATCAGATCAGGATCTTCTTTTTGCTATTCTGAAAGAGAATGTATACtttaatacatatttatgtatgaataaatatatgtttatacgtATCTATATATTAATGTGCAAGCTAAAAATTTAtttgaaaacatttgtacgcacgtacaacacgtAAAACCGTccgtatatcagtatgtggaattaaattatggaatggattaagcaacgaaatcaaacaatgcactaatatgatccacttcaagaaactcttcaagtgtttaaaaagtacaaagaagaagaaccatggtaAACATCCTGAATTTATgtcgtccatccattcattttctagataatcttattttgaactctcgcggctgtgttggagccactatggattgatctttcacagtatcatggtagacccgctcgacatccattgctttcggtcccctagaggggggggggttgcccacatctgaggtcctctccaaggtttctcatagtcagcattgtcactggcgtcccactggatgtgaattctccctgcccactgggtgtgagttttccttgcccttttgtgggttcttccgaggatgttgtagtcgtaatgatttgtgcagtcctttgagacatttgtgatttggggctatataaataaacattgattgattgattgatttatctcaccgtatgaaatataacttacttcactcatttattttttaaaagtattacttttagagtatattgtgaatacattgagaacaagaagtgaacaaaggttttagcaactgctatgtaaaggaaaatgggtatgattaaataagcttggcttcttcctactcctttttgaacatgttgaacagagaaactggaaattgtgatttatcatgttgtatgcatgcatgttccagataaacacaaattcaatttatcagattaatcacaggGTTGCTGTGGATTGAATTCAATTAATCACGattattaatttttaatgtatattaatcatgtttagttttgtatttgcaaataggCTCAACAAAGATGAGAATATACAATATAAGCTTGTAGCATATTTATTAAACACCTATAGCATCATGTTCATGTTAATGAACAAAAGCTATTTCCTTTTAAACAAAGATGTTCACATTGATGTTGACCTGTCACTTATTTTGTGTTATGGTTGTATTTCAAGATAAAAGTGCTTTAAAGACAAGAAAACTCCTTTCGATGGGGTGTGCATAACACAATGTCAGTCCACTGTTCCCTCATATTTTTCTTGGTATTCAAATGTCCCATTAAGAGGGCCAACATGCTGAGTGACATCTTCCATATTTACTTTTTTGGTTCTGCGGTCAGTTTGACCTGCATTTGCGTATAAAGCAGGATGGCAATGCTACTTGGACAAACTGCCGGAAATGCGTTGCCAGAGACATTTCCGGGATTTTAAATCATTTTCTGCTAAAGATGGGTTGCATTAATACATTTAATCAGattaacatacagtacaggccaacagtttggacacaccttctcaatcaatgcgttttctttattttaatgactatttacattgtatattgtcactgaaggcatcaaaactatgaataaactcatgtgcttaacaaaaaaaaggtgaaataactgaaaacttgttttatattctagtttcttcaaaatagccaccctttgctctgattactttttcgcacactcttggcattctctcgatgagcttcaagaggtagtcacctgaaatggttttcacttcacaggtgtcctcgttttgatgccttcagtgacaatctacaatgtaaatagtcatgaaaagaaagaaaacacattgaaatgaggtgtgtccaaacatttagCCTGTACTGCatgtaaaacattttaattatatACAGTAATGTCATAGTTAAAAGGGCTAACGCATAGCGTTTAatcttaaaaaaagtaaaaagtatgaacCTAAATTAATCACACAGCCCAAGTAATTGTTCTTCACAGCGGATGGACAGTTACTTGAAAGGTGTTTTTACTCaggttaatcacacttttgaatttgaattaattatgattaatcacagtaaattacttgctttcatacattttaatttaccccaaaaagaccccaatattttgacacaaatgctatTTTATTGTAAGAATTAAAAAACACTTAttattaaacattgtactgaaaTGAATGCCATTTATTGGCTCCACACCCGGTAATCCTACCTGGGTGTATTTTTAAATTAAACATTTCAgggaggggcttcacggtggcagaggggttagtgcgtctgcctcacaatacaaaggtcctgcagtcctgggttcaaatccaggctcgggatctttctgtgtggagtttgcatgttctccccgtgaatgcgtgggttccctccgggtactccggcttcctcccacttccaaggacatgcacctggggataggttgattggcaacactaaattggccctagtgtgtgaatgtgagtgtgaatgttgtctgtctatctgtgttggccctgcgatgagggggcgacttgtccagggtgtaccccgccttccgcccgattgtagctgacataggcaccagcgcccccccgcgaccccaaaagggaataagcggtaggaaatggatggatggacatttcagGGAGTCGAGTCCCCTAACTCAGGTGTGCATTTACCTGATCACTGACCCTATAACAATCTACACACTATTCCCATTGCTTTGGTTTCATATGAACATCACATCTTTACATATGACAAAAGATAACTTACATGTGGACCTCATTCCGTAAAAGAGTTTGAGCTGTAGAGGCAATACAAACAATAAATATGGCTTTTGCGTGAGCTTGAAGATCAAAATGACAGTATGATGAGAAGCAGTTTTACACTTTTACCTAATTTCTCTTCTGGCCTCTGCAAACTTGTGCCGTAACAGGAAGGAGGCCACGGCGTCAGCAACCttcaaacacacgcacacaataacacacacttTAATTTGATGTAACTGGACCAACACTAATTAATATGACGCGTTCTTACTTTATCTGGTTTGTCTTCTTGCACTGCATGACCACAGGGGGGCAGCACCTGCATCATGAATTTACCTGCAGGCAGATAGACGCACTGTAATTGTCATCTTATCACACGcccacgcccacacacacacatttgtgagtgtgtgtgtgtgtgtgtatttgttacTTTCTTGGGACACCCGAAAAATgccaccctttctaaatatataaagatgtgtatttacatcatccatccatccatccattttctactgcttattccctttggtgttgcccccggggggtgctgcagcctatacatactatacaaatataaaaaaagcttgttgtgaaaaatgagttggaatttcacaagaaaaatttcacaatttcacaaaaaaaacttggaattttggaagtattacaataaaagtcatcattttactcaaggcTAGTCAAAATCTTTACAAgagaaactgaacatttgtgcaatattatgataaaagttggaattttacaataaaagctcaacattttggcaatttatgaaaagagtctcgattttactcgacaaaagtcacaattttataagaaaatttaaaaaatgttggcaatattataataaaaatcagaattttacttggcaaaatgatgacaaaagtcatagtttcacttaaaaaatgtcactgttttacaaggaCAACCAAAAATAACTGgctatattgtgataaaagtctgaattttatatgacaaatgtcaccatgttgcattaaaaagtaaacatattatataaaaaagtaataattttacgagaaaatattgcaataattttataagaaaaaagttgacacattgtgagaaaaagactgctttaagttaatttttgataaaaaaaattttggttTGTAATCGGTTTTTAATCTTCgttatttatttcaagttatcacagtatgtctctaaataaatatttatttgatcAATTTTGGCCGAAGGGGATGCATTTCATTTGCTTACACACATGAATGGCCAGAAGGTgagcacttaaattttttacacacacttgttatttcatatgttggccagagaggtagcacttttaaaaccgaaacacagtcaatttgaaaaatccctcctttttaagaccaccctaattttgatagatttcaccaccaggggtgcgaatgagtcattctctattagatgcaacggttttctgtattgggaccatgatttatgtcctaacttgttcactggtccacatatggaaggtacttttccttattgatgcctcaagaagggtataaatacaagaacacacacacacacacacgtgcacacacgcgcacgcacacgcacacacacacacacacacacacacacacacacacacacacacagacacacacggccGGGATGTCAATCTCAGCTTCGCCGCTGACTGGCAGCACCAGGTGCTATCTCCATGGAGACCTCAGCAAagatacacatccatccatccatccattttctaccgcttattccctttcggggtcgcggggggcgctggcgcctatctcagctacaatcgggcggaaggcggggtacaccctggacaagtcgccacctcatcgcagggccaacacagatagacaacattcaccctcacattcaaaGATGCACACACAATGTATAAAAAATTTTGCAACTATTCCAACTAGCATTCTTTTCCCTAAAATGCATGGCTACTATGTGAACAAGGGGGCATGGCTTACCTTGCATCTGGCCTATGGTCAGGTCACGGTCAAGCCGGTCGATTCCTGCCAACAAATGAGAGTTAAATATAAGCTTTAGGCAAGCTGGTAAAAAGGTAAAACAGAtatgggacggcatggcgcagtgggtagagtggccgagcgcaacccgagcgtccctggttcaaatcccacctagtaccaacctcgtcacgtccgttgtgtcctgagcaagacacttcacccttgctcctgatgggtgctggttggcgccttgcatggcagctcccttggtgtgaatgtgtgtgtgaatgggtaaatgtggaagtagtgtcaaagcgctttgagtaccttgaaggtagaaaagcgctatacaagtacaacccatttatatcatTATGTGCTTACCGGCCAGGAGGAGAAGCTTTGGCAGGTTGCAGGACAAAAAGAGGTTGGACGTTCCCCGAAACCAGCCATCCCAGTATTTCTCCGACTTTGACAGGTCTATGCGCCATCTGTAGACACTCTGGCATACCACAACGTGCACATTCTCTCGTCATTTCCAGTGCCAAATGGTGGCTGTGAGGATGTTTACAAAGGGATGTGTGTCACATTGAGGCCCGAGTGTGTTTTCCGTACCTGGCCTTTGCTGAGGCTCAACTCTGTGGCGGCGTCGTCTTTATCATAGCTTTTGTCGTAGAACTCCTCGTTGCGTTCCACCACCACATCGCTAACTGGGCTGGCCTGCTCCAGAGAGTCAGTCTCCTCCACCTCACACCTAACACAGAGGAGGGACGGTGGATGAAGTCAGTCACCTCTACTGACCAATCAACACCAGCCTACCTTTTGATTTGACCAGCCATCGACACTCTAGCAGATTCCAGATTCCGGATTTGCCCGCTCTTGACACTAACGTGGGCAGTTTTCATATTGTATGCAGCTATAACAAAGTATTAAACAATACTAAACTGTGGTGATGAAAGCTCACCTCCACTCGATGGCGTGGTCCATAGACTTGAAGGACTTGGGTCTTCCTTTCAGGAAATTCTGTATGCTGTGAAGGGCCTCCATTGCACTTCCTGCCATCCACGTTTGGGAAATCACCATATCGGAGTGGTGAAGAATGAGTATAAACTGAGCAGAACTACAAAAAAACCCTCCTCACCCTCGACAACATCGATGGCCACCAGTCCCACAATGGTTGGCAACAGCTCATTGCCGGATGTGTGCACTGCAATCGCCCCGCCGACCCCGTGGCCAATCAGGACAATGGGGGGAGGAGTCTCGCCGTAGCATGCTCTGATCACGTTGGCAATGTCGCTGCAAATGGAGGAGTAGCATTATTAGCGTTATTTCCCGAGAAGTCGTGACTCCTCGTTGTTGTTGTCATCCAAGACATTTCTATTTCTAATTTTTTTTagtaaggatccccattagctggttgccacaacaaacCACTAGTCTTCGTGGGGTTCACAAACtgaatacaattacaagtaaaagcatataattataactgcaccatacagaaaaaaataaaagcatcaagaagaaaacaagcaaacaatttacagtcaaagaataataattaccacataaatataactacacaatacaaaaccaaataaaatcatcaacaagcaaactaccatatttttcggagtatacgtcgcacctgctgaaaatgcataataaagaagggaaaaaatatatataagtcgcaccggaatataagtcgcatttttggggggaaatgtaacatttgaaaggcaatttaaaataaataaagaatagtgaacaacaggctgaataagtgtacgtaatatgatgcataaataaccaactaagaacgtgcctggtatgttaacgtaacatattatggtaagagtcattcaaataactataacatatagaacatgctatacgtttaccaaacaatttgtcactcttaatcgctaaatcccatgaaatcttatgcgtctagtctcttacgtgaatgagctaaataatataatttgatattttacggtaacgtgtaataatttcacacataagtcgctcctgagtataagtcgcacccaaactatggaaaaaactgggaattatagtccgaaaaatagggtaaaatattactttccttttaaaaatctgtttactttcaatgctggtgagaatttgaggcaggttatgccagagcgatacagatctataaataaaagatttccgcACAGCATTCTTCCTGGGACGAGGGAGTACAAAATGCCCCTCAATAGACACCCTGGTATTATGATTATGCATAGTGCTACTGTGAACTATTTGGGCCACGAGAAAAGCAGGAGTTTTACTACCGGTTACTGATTTGAACAATAAAATAGTATTACCTGACAACCTGTTTTGCACTGTTAGCCAGGAAAGAGAAGCATGCATTTGGTCCACCTTGGTTCTTAGTGAACAACCCAGAACCAGCCTCGCTGCCCTATTCTGGACAATCTGGAGTTTACTGATCTCACCACTTGCAGCAGACGCCTAGACTGTAGAatagtggttcccaaagtgggcggtaccgcccccctgggggctgtggaaagatctgggggggcggtgaggaagaagggggcggtaggggggcggcagtccgaagtcgaagtcagaagttcgaacgtttgttagacgatttgtacacaacacgtgcagcaggacgagtcagtggacgacgcatcagggtccggttaccacacgccgctctggcccagtcagatccgacagcatggACTACAAAatcaaaagctcaggtttgtaatttcaagcttgtaatgatCAGAATtgtatcttataataaaaaccgcattctggcggtcaacatcatcttgagttcaagtcaacatgaaattggggactcgccagaatgcgccgtgttgtgttgtgttgagctggttagggtggtgcattcactgatatatatatatattcaaaatgacattgagctAAGGCCAAAGTTCAAAAAGTCATATCAAgatttttggttacaaaaaaaaatctctgactgcaatcaagtgctgtggaacaaggtcaagatgtactttattgccttcccaacatcatatttagtagaacggggtttcagtgcagtcgccttgcttctttccaagcaaagaaaccgactgaaaattactgaccgcggggatctacgacttcttcatagtgagttccagcctgatgttgagaagcttatgtccctgcaccaagcacatccatccctttaatattaagtgtgagacaatgaaggttactggtggaatgtttatttaccattctatgttgctgaaacagttaaaactgctaaaaaataaattggtttactaaattgggttttatttgtgaaatacatatttgtgtttaacctttctcttttcaaattgcagcataccaaatatcaagaaagagatgtttgtttccatatgtgtctgtgggggggtggttgggggggcgctaggaattcactggggagccaagggggcgccagcctgcaaaagtttgggaaccattgctgTAGAACAATAGTCCAGATGACACAAGACATGGTTACCTGGACATGGTTTGAGTGGAGAAGTCATCTGATTGGCGGACCAGAGTGTCACCTGGATGAAGCACAAAATCCGCAATAAAAACTCTTTTGTAATTGCTATTAAAATGAAACAAGGGATGCTTGGTTCCCTCACCGTGACCCCTGAGGTCCATGGCAAGCACCCGGCAGCACACTCTGGCGGCGATGGCGGTCTGCAACACACGAAAACAAGGCAAAGCATGAGATCTGGCCTGATGTCTTCATTTGTACGCTTTGTTGGGAGCACTCACAGTGAAGACTGCCCAGGAAAGGGCCGAGTGTCCTCCCCCATGCAGAAGAACGAGCAGGGGCCCCTCGTGTCCCGCTTTGTAAACCCGGAAGATGTCTCGGCTGTCGGCCTGGCCCACGTTTACGTCCTCCATCTGATCGAAGTACTCTTGCCACGGTACGGGCGAGTAGTCCAGTTTCTGGCCGACTTCACTGGTCGACATGCGGGCACAAGGAAACACACACTGTATATTCACGTCACAAGAATGATATTTACAGTTAGAATGCCACTAAAATAGCTGAGGCTCGACTGACAGATACCGGGTAAACAAGGCAGCTAATGCTAATTTATCAGCCAGGTTTGTTTTGTTCCTTCAGTGCCACAACACTCACAGATGTTTTGGAAAGGTAACTTACTGCTCCGTATCAAAGTTCTCCTCCCACATGTTTGCTCCCAAGCGGTTGTAGTCTTGGATCCGGCGTGTACGTGCTGATGGAAAGGGAAGGCGTTTTCCTCAAACGTCTCTTTCCGTCAACATCTAGACGCCTTCTTTCACATCCCTGGACCGAATAAGCAGCGTTGGCTGACACCTTGAAGGACAATAAAGAGTCAGCTGGCGTTGTCAGGGAGTATTTCGGCGGCCGCGTCCTATTGGCCGACCCCTTAGAAGTGGGCTAGGAGAGTGACACTGTCCAAACTCAGGGCTTGatgtactaaaggtttgcgtgtattaaaacacgtgcaaactaaatagcgcacgcaaagctgatctactaagctcTTGCACAGGAGTCTCTTAAATGTGCAAAATAgagagcgcaatccatttagAGTGCCTGTCttcatatagaccaggggtgtcgaacgtacggcccgcgaacaggtttcatCCCGCTCGtggaatgagtttgctaagtataaaaatgagccaaaatttttgaataaaagaaactgcggttgtaaatgtgtccactagatgtcacaatagtaattatttgtatatttgtagatgatgctacatatgtgcaaaatcaaccacatgatgttagtacatcagttgagaaaaaatagcaaactacataaataacatactatattttaattttgatattattattttttatctttatggATTGACGATGAACACCAATGaattgactgataaacattatcagataatttattcagaaactataaataacgacaaataaagatagaatactagtAACCGCAACATGTGTGTGTTAAAAACCCCCAACAACATTGTGATGTGTACATTTTCGGAAttggcttgttctatttttaaacaaagaaaacattctgaagttgtctttatttttaggttatcgtgccgtgatttcaccagtccggcccacttgggagtagatttttctccatgtggcccccgatctaaaatgagtttgacacccctgatgtagatgcaGAATATATTCTGATTATTTGAATACCCACAATACTGGGCGGAACATgtgcaaatataatcattcagCGCACACAATGGGATTTCTCAATACTGAGTACTAATACCAAGACTGTTCTGTGGTCGCTGTTTTGCATCTACTGTATATTCAgcatgtcctgtccagccactcaggcaaattgtATTTTTGATGTAGaataatgtgaatgtgaatgttgtctgtctatctgtgttggccctgcgatgaggtggcgacttttccagggtgtaccccgccttccgcctggatgcagctgagataggctccagcacccaccgccaccccaaaagggacaagtggtagaaaaatggatggatggatgcccatatctgctgtacagattgcGCGTTTGGAATCTATGTGCATatatgccaaccctcccggattttccgggagactcccgaaattcagcgcctctcccgaaaacctcccgggacaaaattttctactgaaaatctcccgaaattcaggcggagctggaggccacgtcccctccagctccatgcggacctgagtgacatgtctacagcctgttttcacgtccgctttgccacaatataaacagcgagcctgcccaatgactttatagctgtagaatgatcgagggcgagtttttggtttcttatgtgggtttattgttaagcagtttcattaacgtcctcccagtgcggtaacaacacacaacaacagcagtcacgttttcgtcaacCGTAATGCAgttcgtctgctgtaaacagcaatgttgtgacactcttaaacaggacaatactgccatctactgtgcatgcatatgtgacaataacatctacggcttttagagagtgcagaagaacgaggaagatacagccatggcgacgccaaaGACGAGTAAgttgaagaaatacgcttgtaagttccaagccgcagctgcgattggacctggatagcctccgggaagaagtaggggactaccaattgcttggcagtgaagctcttcctcaggaagcaaagattgaccggttttgggccatgctaaggagagatggaagattccagactctagtgcagtgtttctcaaccttttttcagtgatgtaccccctgtgaacattattttgattgaagtaccccctaatcagagcaaagtatttttggttgaaaaaaagagataaagaagtaaaatacggcactatgtcatcagtttcggattgattaaattgtatgacagtgcaaaatattgctcatttgtagtggtctttattgaactatttggaaaaaatatttaaaaaacaactaaaaacttgttgaaaaataaacaagtgattaaattataaataaagatttctacacatagaagtaatcatcaactcaaactaccctctttggggattgtaatagagatccatctggattcaagaacttaattcttaacatttcttcacaaaaaaaaataatctttaacatcaatatttatggaacatgtccaccaaaaaatctctagctgtcaaccctgaatattgcattgatgcatttcttttcacagtttatgaacttacattcatattttcttgaagtattattcaataaatatatttataaaggattttagaattgctgctatttttagaatatatattttttaaatctcacgtaccccttggcataccttcaagtacccccagggggttcgcgtacctccatttgagaaccactgctctagtgcatttgattaaagcacttttgtgcgtgccacccagcaatgcatcatcagagagggtgttcagcatggttagaaaaatagtggcagtgaatagaacaaggatgaacAATTCAAccattaactcaacaatgagtagatgagtgttatgtgtgtgtatacgtgtaaataaatgaacactaaaaattcaagtatttttcttatatatatatatatatatatatatatatatatatatatatatatatatatatatataaatatatatatatatatatatatatatatataactaaaatTCAcgtaaagtc
This genomic interval carries:
- the LOC133560635 gene encoding protein phosphatase methylesterase 1-like isoform X1 yields the protein MWEENFDTEHEVGQKLDYSPVPWQEYFDQMEDVNVGQADSRDIFRVYKAGHEGPLLVLLHGGGHSALSWAVFTTAIAARVCCRVLAMDLRGHGEGTKHPLFHFNSNYKRVFIADFVLHPGDTLVRQSDDFSTQTMSSDIANVIRACYGETPPPIVLIGHGVGGAIAVHTSGNELLPTIVGLVAIDVVEGSAMEALHSIQNFLKGRPKSFKSMDHAIEWSVKSGQIRNLESARVSMAGQIKRCEVEETDSLEQASPVSDVVVERNEEFYDKSYDKDDAATELSLSKGQSVYRWRIDLSKSEKYWDGWFRGTSNLFLSCNLPKLLLLAGIDRLDRDLTIGQMQGKFMMQVLPPCGHAVQEDKPDKVADAVASFLLRHKFAEARREISSNSFTE
- the LOC133560635 gene encoding protein phosphatase methylesterase 1-like isoform X2, which gives rise to MWEENFDTEHEVGQKLDYSPVPWQEYFDQMEDVNVGQADSRDIFRVYKAGHEGPLLVLLHGGGHSALSWAVFTTAIAARVCCRVLAMDLRGHGDTLVRQSDDFSTQTMSSDIANVIRACYGETPPPIVLIGHGVGGAIAVHTSGNELLPTIVGLVAIDVVEGSAMEALHSIQNFLKGRPKSFKSMDHAIEWSVKSGQIRNLESARVSMAGQIKRCEVEETDSLEQASPVSDVVVERNEEFYDKSYDKDDAATELSLSKGQSVYRWRIDLSKSEKYWDGWFRGTSNLFLSCNLPKLLLLAGIDRLDRDLTIGQMQGKFMMQVLPPCGHAVQEDKPDKVADAVASFLLRHKFAEARREISSNSFTE